Below is a window of Fibrobacter sp. UWB10 DNA.
AAACAGTTTGGTCCGATTTTGGCTCATGCGCCGTATACGCTGAATGCCTGCGCTGCAGACGAAGGCCTTAGGCAGTATGCGATTGACGTCATGAAAGACGACCTTTTCCGTATGGACCATTTCCCGGGAGCGATGTACAATTTTCATCCGGGAAGCCACGTCAAGCAGGGGGTCGAGGTGGGAATAGACCTGATTTCGAAAGCCCTGAATCAGATTTTGACGCCGACGCAAAAGACGACGGTACTTTTGGAAACGATGGCCGGGAAGGGCTCCGAGGTGGGGCGCACCTTTGAAGAACTGCGGGCGATTATTGACCGCGTGGAACTTTCGGACAAGCTGGGCGTTTGTTTGGATACTTGCCATGTTTTTGATGGCGGTTACGATATCGTGGACCACTTGGACGATGTTTTGGCCGATTTTGATAAGGCGATTGGTTTAAATCGTTTGCGGGCCATCCATTTGAACGATTCCAAGAACCCGATGGGAAGCCATAAGGATCGTCATGAGGTTCTTGGGGGTGGTTTTATTGGTTTGGACGCTCTATTACGGATTGTAAATCATCCGAAACTTAAAAATTTGCCTTTTTACCTAGAAACACCGAATGAATTACCTGGATATGCCAAGGAAATTGCTATAGTTCGAAAGAGCTCAGGCTAGAGGTGTTTTATGTGCGGTTTCGGCGGTAAACAGATTTGTGTACACGTGAACTAGGGATTGTTCGTATGAATATCTATTCTTATGGTATGAAGATTCCAGTTCGCTATAACCATGTCGGTTACGCTCCTGATTCCGCAAAGATTTTCTTTGTGAACCCCCAGGAGCTTGAACCTAATTGTGGGAGCCTGGAAGCATATAAGTTTCGTGTCATAAGGCATGTGCTCTGTTCTGAATCTTCCGCCGTATGGGAAGGCTCTTTTACCAAGGATTCCTTTGACCATATCGGAACTTGCGAGTATACGGGCGAAAACCTCTGGTCGGGTGATTTTTCAAAAGTTATCGAACCGGGACGCTTTACGATCCAGATTTTGCGTAAGGGTGGAGCCGAAGGCGAAAAACTGCTTTTTGAAACCGAGCCGTTTGAAATTTCGACGGAATGGATTTATCGCCAGCTGTTGGCCAATATCAAGTCTTTTTACTACCAGCGCAGTGGTTTCGATTTGACTGCTGATTTTGCAGGCAAGTGGGCGAGACCTGCTGCACACATGGACGATTGCATTGGGTTCCACCCGAGCATGAACCGCGAAGGAACTTGGAATGCTCATGGTGGCTGGTATGATGCCGGCGATTATGGCAAGTACATTGTGAATGGCGGCGTGTCTGTTGCGACATTGCTGCTTGCTTGCGAATTGATGGAAATTTCTTCAAGCGATAGCCGTGCTTATAAGGCTGTGCATTCGGCGCAACCGATTGTCGGACCCGATGGTCTAAAAATGTACAGCCTGATGGACGAAGTGCGTTTCGAACTTGAATTCTTCTTGCGCATGCAGGATACCGATGGCGGTGTATTCTTCAAGGTGACGCCCGAACATTGGGATGGCTTTGTTTCGCCGAGTGATTCTGACATGTCGCAAAAGCGCATGATTCTTGGAAAGTCTACGACTTCGACTTTGAATTTTGCAGGAGCTTTGGCGGCGGCTTCGCGCGTGTATCGCCAATGCGATACGGCGTTCGCAGAACGCTGCCTGCAAGCCGCGGTAAAGGCCTACAATTGGGCTGTGTCGCGCCCGTTTGTGGATTGGCCGCACAATACCGAAGGCAGTGGCGGTTACGGTGACGAACACGCCGAAGACGAATTTTTCTGGGCCCGCGCTATGCTTTACCGCGAATTGCTGGCCCGCGGCGAAGCCATTGAAGGCGTCTCGGCCGAAAGCTTGCGACCGATTCTTTTAGAAGACATGAAAGTGATTCCGCCTAAGTCTGCTCTGGACTGGCGTGATACACAGAACTTGGGCTGGATAGCGCTTGCCTTGCAGGATACTGACAAGGAATTCCGGCTTTTTGCTCGCACGACGCTGAACATGACAGCCCGTGAAATCATTGATTTGCAACGGAGCGATGCCTATGGCGTTCCGATGCGCAAATTCATTTGGGGCAGTAATGGCGATATTGCAAACCATGCCTTGACGCTTGCGATTGTAAAACGCTGGGCCCCGAGTTTGGGCGGAACATCGCTTGATTTCTGGTGCCGCGAACTGGTGAACTACATTTATGGCCGTAATCCGGTAGACGTGAGCTTTGTAACTGGTTCTGCTTGGAGTTCGCCCAAGGATCCGCATCACCGCTTGAGTCATTCCGATGGCGTTGAAGAACCGATTCCGGGACTTTTGGTGGGTGGCATTAACAGCGACCGCCAAGACATGCATCGCTCGCCGCTTATTGTGCCGCATTATCCGGGCGAACAGTCTGGCCTTTCGTATACAGATGAACGTTGTTCGTTTGCAAGTAACGAAACCGCCATTAACTGGAACGCTCCGCTCACAGCGGTTCTTGCGTTACTTTCCTGCTAATTCCCTTTTAGGGTTATTTGCTAGAATCTTTCTTACTTGCAGTAGAATCGTTCTTGACTGCAGTTGTATCTTTTGCGGTTGTATCTGCAACCGGTTCTGCTTTTTCTTTAACCTTGGGCAATAGCGATTGCAGGTCTACGATAGGATCTTTTTCGTTTTCGTATTCCTTGGCAGACACAATCGGCCTGTAATAGAACGAATCGGCTGCGGTAAGAATCCCTGTCGGGAGCAGATCGAAGTAAGAGGCTGCAAGGGACAACCAGTTGCGCAACCATTCCTTACGAGATTCGCGGCTTGAATACCAAGAGTCTGCGTTGTATTGGTAATGGTGAACGTCGGTTGTCAAGTATATCGGAGTGTCACCCGAAAGTGTTTGGAAAATGCGCTTGACGCGGTGGGTGGCGGCGGCGCCCGTAATGAGCAACACGGTGTCGGCATTGTGCTTTTTGAGCCAGGGAACAATGGTGAATGCTTCGCCAATGGTCGACGGGTCATCATGTCGTGCGATAAAAACGGCGTTGCTATCGAATTGTCCGAGGCGTAAAAAGTCTTCCAGATAGAATTCGGCATTGCTGCGTGTGCGGAGAATGCGACGGCCAAGAATCAGCACGGAGTCCACCTTGCCGCTAGCAACAAGGTCTGCGGCCAAATCGATGCGTTCCATGTCGGCACTTTGACCATCGAGAACGACAGCCCACTTTACATGTTCGAATTCGTCGTCATCGACAAGCCAGTGGCCGCTATGCGTCATAATCATGTAGAATACGATGACCATGAGTACAAATGCTGCAGCGATGGCGCTGTAAATGATTCTCTTTTTTTGAATCTGTTTTTTAGTGGGTAGTTTAGCCAATTTGAGCTCCTTCGGTGCGGTAGAGCGCCGCATTTTCGCCATCGGCGTAATATTTCTTTCGGATTCCGAATAAATTAAATCCGTGTTTTTCGTAGAAGTTGCGGGCCTTGATATTGTTTTCGCGAACTTCTAGAAAACAACAGTCGGACTTGTCTAAATCAAGCTGCGAAAGCCCTGCGTGCAAAAGCTGCGTGCCGATACCCTTGCGCTGTGCCGTTTCGCTTACGGCAATCGATAAGAGCTCGGAATCTGCACCCAGCAAATGAAATACGGCGTAGCCTTCAATGGCGCCTTCGTTTTCGTATACGACCGCGTAGGTGTAGGGCGCTTTGATTTCTTGCTCGTATTGCCGTTCGTTCCAATCTTGGAACGCAAGTTCGCCCTGAATCCTCAGTACGGCAGGAATGTCGGCGGAATTCATTTTGCGAATAGACATTGCGTGTCCTAGGCGGTTCAGTGCAACTTTTCGAAGTACGAGGGCTGAATGTAGTTTGCTTCGAGCATCAAGCTAGGGGTGACCGAATCAAAGAGTTTGGCCCAGGCGCTTAGCGGGCGGCCTTTGTCGAGAACCGTTGTAGCTCCGATTTCTTTGAATACGGCTGTGAGCGTTTCGTCGGCAAGGGCTGCTTCGTCGACCACGACTGTTTTTACAGCGCTTGCTTTGAGGGCGTCGACCACTTGCTTTGTTTCGATAAAGCTTTCGTTATTGGCAAGGCGCAGGTACCAGTAGTCCTTGCGGGCGCGGATAACAACTGCCGCATTTTCGACGGCAGCATTTTCGGATGCGTCGGCAAAGCAGGCGAGGGCTTGCAGCGTAGAAACGCCGTAGAGCTTGCGCTTGCCGCTAAAACTTAAGCCTTCGCAAAAGGCGACTCCCGTGCGCAGTCCGCTGAAAGAGCCCGGGCCGAGCGTGACCATGACTCGCGTGACTTGGTCGAGCGCGGCACCAGCCTTGTCTAGCAGTGCGTCGAGCATGGCCGATGCCGTTTCTCCGCGGGCCGATTCGTCGACGGATTCAAAGTAACGGGGGTCGGCGGCGCCCGATTCAAGGAGCGCCATCGAGATTCCCTTGCGCGAAGTATCTACAAATAAGTCGAAGGTCATGATTAACGCTTGATGTAGAGGCTCTTGTCGATAATCAAGTCAATCAGCTGGCTGTAGGTAATGCCGTTGCAGGCAGCCTGCTGCGGCAAGAGCGACGTGGGAGTCATGCCCGGGAGCGTGTTTGTTTCGATGGCGAACAGCTGCTTGTCCTTGGTAATGCGGACGTCGGTACGGCTGTAGCCGGCACCGCCCAAGGCATAGTGGGCGTTCTTCACGAGTTCCTGAATACGGGCTGTCAAATCGGGATCGAATTCGGCCGGAGTGACTTCCTTGCATTCGCCGTTGTACTTGGCTTCAAAGTCAAAGTATTCGCGGGTGGTCATGCGCATTTCGGTCGGCGGAAGCGGCTTTTCGCCTTCGATGTAGCCACAGCTAGCTTCTTCGCCGGCAATGAACTTTTCGCAGAGCAGGCGGTTGGAATCCTTGAACAAATCCTGGGCGATCTTGCCGGCTTCGTCCAAGTCCTTTGCAATGCCGATACCGATAGAGGAACCACCCAGCGGGTCCTTGATTACCAGCGGGAATCCGAGTTCGTCAGAAACAGATACGAGCGTGTCGCCGGTAAAGTCGTGCTTCCAAATCACGCGGTACGGCGGGGTCGGAATGCCGTTGGCCTTATAGATTTCCTTGGACTTCACCTTGTCCATGGCGAGGGCTGATGCGAGGAGACCGCAACCGGTGTAGGGAATGCCCCAGTTTTCGAGCAAAGCCTGAATGTGGCCGTCTTCGCCCCACTTGCCGTGCAGAGCGAGGAATGCGATGTCTGCATCGGGGAGTTCAGAAAGGGCGGGGTTCTTTTTGCAGTTTGCGGCAGAGCCTTCGAGTCCGCGGAAGTAATTGACCGAGAAATTGTCCTTCTGGTACGGGGAAAGTTCGCGGGAAGACCAGTGCCAGGTGCCGTCTTTGTCGATGAGCACTGGGTGGATGTTGTAACGGTCCGGGTTCATGGCACGAACAACGCCGGTGCCACTGACAACGGAAACATCATGTTCGGTGGACGGGCCACCCATTAAAACCAATACGCGCATACGAGCCATCGTAAACCTCTTTAGTAAAAATCTTTGTGAATAATGTAGTAAAATAGTAGACAGTAGGCGGTAGACGGTGGTTAATGTGAAATGTGAGATGAGTAATTAATAATGAACAATGAATAGCTCATTTCTCATTCCACATCACTCATTCCACATTTTTTAATAAACCAGGTTGCCTGTATTGCAAAAGGTTTGTATTTTGTAGGTATTAGAGAGGTATATGTATGCGAGTATTCGTTACAGGTGGAACAGGGTTCATTGGACATTATGTGGTCAAGGCCCTTTTGGAAAATGGCCACGAAGTCGTCATTGCGACAAGACACCCCAACAAGGTCCCGACCCTCAAGGCAAATCCCCATGTTTCGTTCGTGGAATGCGCCTTGACCGATTTCGATATCATGGCAGAAGGCCTGCAGGGCTGCGACGCCTGCATTCACATTGCACTCGGCTGGGGCGATACCCCGAGCACGATGCTTGCTAACGATACCCGCGCAACGGTGATGCTGCTTGAAAATGCGGCAAAGGCCGGTTGCAAAAAGTTTATTTATACTAGCAGTACCGCGGCAATGGGCCGTATGCGCCCCTCGATGCGCGAAGTGACGAGTAACTTGCCGATGGACCTTTACGGTGCCACCAAGGCCGCTGGCGAAGCCTTTGTGCTTGGCTTTACTCATGGCTACGGAACCCAGTTCCCTGAAGTCAAGATGACCCGCAACATTATTCGCCCGGGTTACACGTTTGGAAACCCTGCTTGGCCCGATGGCTGTTCTCAGCCGGACCGCAGATTCTTCTCGATGGCACAGGCTGTCAAAGAAAACCGCGACATCAATATCATCAAGAATGATGGAACGCAGTTCATTCATGCAAGCCAGCAGGCAAAGCTTTACCTGAGCCTTCTTGAATCCGACAAGAACGAAGAAATCTTCCTCGGTCTTGGTGAAGTTTGGATGAGCTGGAAGGAAATCGCCGAAATGATGGTTTCGATGAAACCTGGTTGCAAGTCCAAAATCATTGAAAGCGACCTTGGCTGGGGTGACGAACCCATGCTCTTTGACGTGAGCAAGATTCAGGAACAGTTCGGGCTCGTCTTTGATGCTCACGAGTTCATGCTCGATCACGTCAAGTGGACTTATAACCAGATTTAATTTAGAATTAGACGGAAATAAAAAAGGCGAGAGCAAATGCTCTCGCTTTTCCTTTTTAACCGCAGCGGGTCTTTGTCGTGTCTATTCCGATGTAATCGGGGTAGTCGTTGTCAAAGCAGGCGGCGCAGTAGTTTTCGCCTTCACCGGTACATTCCTTCATGCCTTCGACGCTCAGGTAGCCGAGGCTTTCGACACCGAGCATCTTGGCGATTTCGGGGGGCGTCATGGAACTTGCGGCAAGTTCGCCTTGGCTTGGGAAATCCATGCCGAAGAAGCACGGGTGTGCCACCGGAGGCGATGCGATGCGGATATGCACTTCTAAGGCGCCGGCATCGCGCAGCATCTTGGAAAGGATCTTGAGCGTGGTGCCGCGCACAATGGAATCTTCCACGACGCAGACGCGCTTGTTCTTGAGCACGCCCTCGATGGGGTTGAACTTGAGCTTGACCTTCTGTTCGCGCACGTTCTGCGTGGGGTCAATGAAGGTTCGGCCCACGTAGTGGTTACGGAGCAAGCCGATTTCAAAGCGGATGCCGCTCGCCTGGGCGTAGCCGAGAGCAGCGGTAGTGGCGCTGTCGGGCACCGAGATGACGATGTCGGCATCCACCGGGCATTCCTTGGCGAGCTGCTTGCCCATTTTGCGGCGGACCTTATCGCAGCTCTGTTCAAAAATCTTGGAATCGGGGCGGCTAAAGTAGATGTATTCGAAAATGCAGTGGGCGAGGCGATCCTTTTGCACGAAGCGTTCGGAATGCAGCCCGTTTTTGGTAATGGTCAGGAATTCGCCTGCCTGAATGTCGCGAATGTAGTGGGCGCCCAGCAAGTCGAAGGCGCAAGTTTCGCTGGCGACGCACCAGGCTTTACCCATGCGGGCAAGCGACAGCGGGCGGAATCCGAATCCGTCGCGGGCGACGTACATGGTGTCTTTGCTAATGAAAACGAGGCAGAAACTGCCGGTAAATTTTGCGACGGCCTTCTTGATGGCATCGCCCAGGTCATCGGCCTGGGTGCGTGCGATTTCATGCAGAAGAATTTCGGAATCGGATGTCGTCTGAAAAATATGACCGTCGGCTTCCATTTCGGCACGGAGCTCGGCGGCGTTAGTGATGTTTCCGTTGTGGGCGACTGCAATCTGGCCCCATTTGCAACTCACCAAAATCGGCTGCGCGTTGGCAAGCGTTGAGGCGCCTGTGGTGCTGTAACGCACGTGGCCAATGCCTGCAAAGCCGTCAAATTCATTGATGTCGTGTTCTCGGAGAAGGGTCGATACAAGTCCCATTGACTTGCGGACGCGAATCTTGTCTCCGTCGGTGACCGCGAATCCGGCACTTTCCTGCCCGCGGTGTTGCAGGGCGTAAAGCCCCATGGTAATATTCCTTACGACAGTGTCGCCATTGTAAATGCCGATCACGCCGCATTCTTCGTGCAATTCGTCGAGCATAACGCCTCTTTGAAATGTATGTCCCCTCTACCTCGAAGGTCACAGCCCACCCGGACGGGTGCAAGCAAGGGAACGGCCGCCCTTGTTAAGCAAAAAATGTGCCATTTTGGCGATTTTGGCTCAAAAACGCCAAATTCCTAAATAAAAAGAAGAAAGGTTTTACAACGGATGTAAAACCTTTCTGTAGAATTTACGTTTTATGTAAAACTGGGCTATGCCATGTCCGTCTTGTCCGATGAGGAATCTAGTCCAGAAAGTGGACCTGCATAACTTGCTTGCAACAAGTTGGCCTGGTTGTTGAGCTTGATTTCTTTCATTTCGGGGGCGCTATAATTTTTCTTTAGTTCTTTGTTCATGGAGTTCTCCTTATTTCTTTAAGACTTTCTTGCCGTAGTAAGCGCCGCGGGCCTGGTGCGTGCCATTCAGCTTGCGGCCCTTAAGATCGTAGTCGCGGTTCATCTTGAATTCGCTGGAACGAGTATTGATGCTCCCGATAGCTGTCGTATGTTCGTTGCCGTTGGTACTTTCGACAATGACCACGTCCATGGTGGCAGGGCGATTCTTTTCCTTGAGTTCTGGAGTGAAAATATCTCTTGTGAATATGAATGCACGGAAGGGGGCGAGTGTGGCTCCGGCACCGACTTTGACAAACTGGCCGGCAGTTTTAAAATCTTCAGTGACTTGATCGTTGAACCCGTAAATATTGTCACTAATAAGATGCTCTGGTGTAAATTCCATGAATTCATCGCTGGCAAGAATAAACCAGATTCCTCTACCGATTGCAGGGGTGAGTGTTTTAGGTGTTTCAGCTATATCTACGGCGCCTTTAATTACGAGGGTTTCAGATTCCATCTGTATGAGGTACGGTCTATAAGCTTCGGTTTTTACTTGGCTGATGTCTTCGGATCCATCTTTTAAGTTTTTAACTTGAACTTCCAATTTTCCGTTGACTTCTTCGACTCCCTGGAAATCGTAGATGTTCTTGACTCCGCTCAGTTGATTCAGGTTGACTGCGAAGGGGAGCATGATTGTGGAGTATCCATTTGCCGAAAGAGGGAACTTTCTTTCGAAAACGACGGAGTCTACGTGTTTCTCTTCGACGTCGCCGACGGATCCGTAGTAGTCGCCGTCGATGAATGCGATTGTTTTTCCGTCTTCGGTGATGTATCGGATGGCGGGATAATCTTTTTTCATCATGAGCGTGTTGTTGTAGGCGTAAAGTTTGTAGTCGCTTGTTTTTGCCACGAGATGGTTGAATATTCCATTGTTGATAGCATCATTGGTGATGTATTCCGATTGTCCGGAAAGAGCAATTTTGGGATTTTTGTCTGTCAAGGACTCTGCGATATCTACGTTGATGAGGGCTTTATCTTTTAATTCGCCTACAATATTGATTTTCTTTCCGTTAGAGAGAACCAGCGCGTTGTAATCGGGAAAATATGGAGTGCCAGAAATATTGATGTCTTCAAAAGCTTCTACAGCATAGTTTGAGTTAGTATTGAATGATCCTCCTGCAAGAGTCACTTTGGATCCTTCTTTTGCGACTATACCTCTGTTGTTTCCGTTGACAGATCCGCTGAATACTTCAACTTTTGAGCCGGAATGAGCGGTTATACCTGTACCATAGGAATAAACACTCCCCCCATCTATTTGAAGGGACCCGTGTAAGTCGATGGCCAGATTTTCCTCCGTAACATTGATTATTCCTGATAGCAGGAAGGCACTGCCGTTATCATTAACGAGAATCGCAGGGATGCCGGTATTAATGTTGAAATCTCCTGCTATTATGCCTCTATTGTTCTCGCTCTTGTTGCTGTCTTCGATGATAAGTGTCCTATCGACACGGAAAATCAATGCTTTTTCTGTAACAAAAAGATTATCTAAATTACGTGATAGCCTGTAGCCGTTGAGATCTAGGCGAATGGTTGCTCCGATGTGAAGGCATCTTGTCAATTTTACGTCTTGGGTTAATATGTAGTCTGTGTTTTTTTGTAGTGACCAACAGCCGTCAAAGGTAGAACGATGTTCAAAATCGTCTTCGCTGGAAACTTTCACCGTTTCGATCGGTTCTATCGGGGGGTCTAGGGCGAATGCTCCAAGGGGTAAAAACAGTAATGTCAGGATTAACTTTGTGATTTTCATATTTCCTCCTTAAAATAATGAAATACGGGTAAAAGTTACAAAAAACTTACCGTTTTGGCTTTGGATAAAGTACTTTTTTTGATTTTTAGAGTAAGGAGGCTTTTAACAGCTCACGACGAGGGCGATAAGGCCTGCGAACATGGCGATTTTCACCAGTTTTTGAGCGTTTCGGTAGTTACGCTTGTTTGCAAAAACGAGAATCGCGATGACGGCGGGAGTAAAGGCGATTCCGGTGATAATCAAGAAGAGCATGGGGTAGTAACCCTGCGCGACAGGCAGCGGTAAAATGGCCCAGGTGAAAAGGCAAATGAGGCCGGCGAGGCGCCTTGCGGTGGGGGCGCCTGCAATCAGCGGGAACGTCATGATGCCTGCCTTGAGGTCGCCGGTTTCGTCTTCCAGGTCCTTGTAGATTTCGCGGGCGGTCGTGAGGAGTATTGCGAACAGCATCGCAGGGTAGAGAAGTCCGATTTTGTTCGAAATTCCAAGCGTCGATTCGATGGATTCCTTGAGGCCCGTGGGGTAGAACAGGCAGAGAATCAGGGGAGTCGCGCAAAGAAAGGCGACCGTCATGTTCTTTAAAAGCGGGATGTGCTTAAGCCACTTGTTGTAGGCGACCAGAAGCGCGCTGAGCAGCACAAAGAAAATGCAAGCCGTGAAGTTCGTCTTGGTCATCAGGCTGTCGGCAAGGCCCGCCGTAACCGTGAGCACAAGAAGAATAATCCACGCCCTCTGCGCCGCCGCCACCGAAACCTTTCCACTCACCAGCGGACGCTCCGGGCGATTCAGACGGTCGCTATCCAAGTCCCAAATGTCGTTCTGGATGTTCGCAAATGCAATCGCAAATGCAAAACCGAGAGCCTGCAAAACAAGCGGAAACCATTCGATACCGCCCGTCGTTGTGGGCAACGCCGAAAGCAGGTAGTAGCCGATCACAAGCGTGACCATTGCAATCACGATGTTCACCGGCCGAGACATTTTAACGAGGGCTAGAAGCATGGTGTGAATATAGAAATATTTGATGAAATGAAATGACTATACAATCACACTGATTCGAAATGCCTAACGGCATTTCAGAAAATAAATAGATTTTGTGTTAACAAAATCGAATTCGTGTGACATTAAACTAAATTTGCTTAGTCCGAATTCATGAGGTTACCGGAGGTCTTCTGTGAAATATTTTGCTGCGCTGTTGCTTTCGGCAGTTTTGTTTGTCGCTTGTAGTGGTGAATCTAGTAGCTCCGCTCCCGATCCAATCGGTGAAATCTCGTCAAGTAGCAATGAGGCCCTTGGTTCCAGTTCCTCGGCAACAGAAAAGAAATCTTCTAGTTCCGTAAGTGGTAAGAATAGTAGCTCGAGTGTGGTTGAATCGAGTAGTAGCGGGCGAAATTCTAGCAGCAGTTCTGCGATTTTGTTTAAACAATGTGAAGAAGGTGATACTGTTATAAGTGAAACGGCTTTTAAAGTGTTTTATTATCGTTGTCAAGATAATGAGTGGGTTCTTGATTCTACGGTGAATGTGGTGAAACCCAAGGTCTATCCGAACATGGATAGCGTGTTTAATCCGGCTGTGACTTATGGCTCGTTTAGGGATCCTCGTGATGGAAAGGTTTACAAGACGGTTCAATACTATATGGAGGTCCAAAGTGGCAACACTACTGTCATTGATTCTTTTACGGTGATGACTCAGAATCTGAATTACGCTGATACGATAATCGATAGTACAACGACTGTTTTTGACGATTCAAAAGTGGAAAAACGTTGTTACAACGATGATCCTTGGTATTGTGACAATTATTTTGGTGGACTTTATACTTGGAGTGAGGCTTTGGGGCTTCCTAAAGTGTGTGATAGTGTCGGTGTTGCTGATAACTCAAAATGCAATGTTAAACTTGGCGACGATGCCAAGGTGCAGGGAGTGTGTCCGGAAGGTTGGCATGTGATGAATGAAGCTGAATGGAAACATTTTGCGTTCCCACGAGACATAGACGTGAGCTATGCATTGTTGTCCCGTGCTGTATGGGAGAACGATAGAAATACGAACTCTAGTGGATTGTCTGTGTTGCCTTATGGGGATGGAACGTATGATTCTCAAAACAGCATGTTTTGGATGGCCCATGAATTTAAAGAAAAACCTAAAATGGGCGGTGCGTTTATGATCAATGGTTTCAGTACTTCTTCAGCGAGCTCAAAATATGGGTCCCTTTACGTCCGTTGCGTAATGGATGAAGGCGACACTTTCATTCAATAAAGTCTTAACAAGAAATCACGTTAGTGATTTCGAATCAGTGTGACAATTATATTGTAAAAATTGCCGTTAGGCATTTCCAATCCGTGTGGCCTTTTTAGCTAGCATCAAAGGAGGTGCCGGATCGGGTCCGGCATGACAATTGGGACGGGGCGTTGCGGGGTGCCCCCGCTAGAGAGGGTGGAGAGCAACGAAGTGCGAACCAGGGAGAGACTTCTCCCTTTTCATTCATCAAAGGAGGTGCCGGGTCCATGCCCGGCATGACAATCGGGCAGGAGGCGTCCCCCTTTTGTTGCTATATTTGCGGTATGCCGTTTTTTACCAAAAGCAATCTTGTGGACTTGCGGGCGGAAGCCGAGCAACTTTCGATTTGCGTGGAGCATTTCTTGTATGCGTCCGAGCGCGTGGTCGAGGGCGACTACAAAACGAAGGGCTTTTACGACAACTGTATCGAAAAATGTAATGGAAGACTCAAGGCGATTCATTTTTTGATGGAGTCCATTCGTCAGGATAGGCCTGTTTCAGAAGAAGAACTCCAGGAAACGCTTCCGGATTTTTTAAATTGCAAGAAAGATGCTAAATAACGAATTCGATGACGAACCGGAACCGCTCCGTCGCGTAAAGCCGACCCGCCGCGATCACCGCAGCAGGCGTATTGACGTGATGCGTGAATTGGAATCGGGCGTGGTAGACGAGCGCCCGGTCAAGGAGCGTTTCAGTCGCGAATTCAAGAATCCCCGTATCAAGAAAATCAAGGACCCGCTCGAAAAGATCGACGAGAAGGATTGCGTCGAGGGCTTGGTGGTCGAAGTGCACCGCCGCACATGCGAAGTGCGCTTGCCGGAAGAAGGGACTGTCACGGCCATGTACCGTGCGAC
It encodes the following:
- a CDS encoding deoxyribonuclease IV gives rise to the protein MYIGCHLSSSAGFLAMGETAVSIGANTFQFFTRNPRGGAAKPFDKADAAALVKLLEAKQFGPILAHAPYTLNACAADEGLRQYAIDVMKDDLFRMDHFPGAMYNFHPGSHVKQGVEVGIDLISKALNQILTPTQKTTVLLETMAGKGSEVGRTFEELRAIIDRVELSDKLGVCLDTCHVFDGGYDIVDHLDDVLADFDKAIGLNRLRAIHLNDSKNPMGSHKDRHEVLGGGFIGLDALLRIVNHPKLKNLPFYLETPNELPGYAKEIAIVRKSSG
- a CDS encoding NAD(P)-dependent oxidoreductase translates to MRVFVTGGTGFIGHYVVKALLENGHEVVIATRHPNKVPTLKANPHVSFVECALTDFDIMAEGLQGCDACIHIALGWGDTPSTMLANDTRATVMLLENAAKAGCKKFIYTSSTAAMGRMRPSMREVTSNLPMDLYGATKAAGEAFVLGFTHGYGTQFPEVKMTRNIIRPGYTFGNPAWPDGCSQPDRRFFSMAQAVKENRDINIIKNDGTQFIHASQQAKLYLSLLESDKNEEIFLGLGEVWMSWKEIAEMMVSMKPGCKSKIIESDLGWGDEPMLFDVSKIQEQFGLVFDAHEFMLDHVKWTYNQI
- the tsaB gene encoding tRNA (adenosine(37)-N6)-threonylcarbamoyltransferase complex dimerization subunit type 1 TsaB — its product is MTFDLFVDTSRKGISMALLESGAADPRYFESVDESARGETASAMLDALLDKAGAALDQVTRVMVTLGPGSFSGLRTGVAFCEGLSFSGKRKLYGVSTLQALACFADASENAAVENAAVVIRARKDYWYLRLANNESFIETKQVVDALKASAVKTVVVDEAALADETLTAVFKEIGATTVLDKGRPLSAWAKLFDSVTPSLMLEANYIQPSYFEKLH
- a CDS encoding glycoside hydrolase family 9 protein, giving the protein MNIYSYGMKIPVRYNHVGYAPDSAKIFFVNPQELEPNCGSLEAYKFRVIRHVLCSESSAVWEGSFTKDSFDHIGTCEYTGENLWSGDFSKVIEPGRFTIQILRKGGAEGEKLLFETEPFEISTEWIYRQLLANIKSFYYQRSGFDLTADFAGKWARPAAHMDDCIGFHPSMNREGTWNAHGGWYDAGDYGKYIVNGGVSVATLLLACELMEISSSDSRAYKAVHSAQPIVGPDGLKMYSLMDEVRFELEFFLRMQDTDGGVFFKVTPEHWDGFVSPSDSDMSQKRMILGKSTTSTLNFAGALAAASRVYRQCDTAFAERCLQAAVKAYNWAVSRPFVDWPHNTEGSGGYGDEHAEDEFFWARAMLYRELLARGEAIEGVSAESLRPILLEDMKVIPPKSALDWRDTQNLGWIALALQDTDKEFRLFARTTLNMTAREIIDLQRSDAYGVPMRKFIWGSNGDIANHALTLAIVKRWAPSLGGTSLDFWCRELVNYIYGRNPVDVSFVTGSAWSSPKDPHHRLSHSDGVEEPIPGLLVGGINSDRQDMHRSPLIVPHYPGEQSGLSYTDERCSFASNETAINWNAPLTAVLALLSC
- the rimI gene encoding ribosomal protein S18-alanine N-acetyltransferase, which produces MSIRKMNSADIPAVLRIQGELAFQDWNERQYEQEIKAPYTYAVVYENEGAIEGYAVFHLLGADSELLSIAVSETAQRKGIGTQLLHAGLSQLDLDKSDCCFLEVRENNIKARNFYEKHGFNLFGIRKKYYADGENAALYRTEGAQIG
- a CDS encoding D-alanine--D-alanine ligase; translated protein: MARMRVLVLMGGPSTEHDVSVVSGTGVVRAMNPDRYNIHPVLIDKDGTWHWSSRELSPYQKDNFSVNYFRGLEGSAANCKKNPALSELPDADIAFLALHGKWGEDGHIQALLENWGIPYTGCGLLASALAMDKVKSKEIYKANGIPTPPYRVIWKHDFTGDTLVSVSDELGFPLVIKDPLGGSSIGIGIAKDLDEAGKIAQDLFKDSNRLLCEKFIAGEEASCGYIEGEKPLPPTEMRMTTREYFDFEAKYNGECKEVTPAEFDPDLTARIQELVKNAHYALGGAGYSRTDVRITKDKQLFAIETNTLPGMTPTSLLPQQAACNGITYSQLIDLIIDKSLYIKR
- a CDS encoding ElyC/SanA/YdcF family protein → MAKLPTKKQIQKKRIIYSAIAAAFVLMVIVFYMIMTHSGHWLVDDDEFEHVKWAVVLDGQSADMERIDLAADLVASGKVDSVLILGRRILRTRSNAEFYLEDFLRLGQFDSNAVFIARHDDPSTIGEAFTIVPWLKKHNADTVLLITGAAATHRVKRIFQTLSGDTPIYLTTDVHHYQYNADSWYSSRESRKEWLRNWLSLAASYFDLLPTGILTAADSFYYRPIVSAKEYENEKDPIVDLQSLLPKVKEKAEPVADTTAKDTTAVKNDSTASKKDSSK